The Dehalococcoidia bacterium genome includes the window CGACGATCACCTGCTCCTGCGGCAACACCTGGAAGACGCGCTCCACCAAGGAGAGCGTCCACCTGGACGTGTGCAGTAACTGCCATCCCTACTTCACGGGCGAGCAGCGCATCGTCGACACCGCGGGCCGCGTCGAGCGCTTCCTTAAGCGCTACCGCATCCAGAACCAGTAATCGAAGAGGAAGACTGACGGCCTCGCCAGCCCTCACCGGCTGACCGACTTCGCCGGCTTTGGTCCGCGTGGCCTGTTGACCGCCCCACGCCAGGCCCCCGGTGCGGGGAGCGGCAACGCGTGTGCCCGAACGCCTGCGGAGTAAGCCGGACTTAATGGCGTCAGGCCAAGTCGCAACACTTCCGCGACGATCCGTGCCTCAGTATTGATCCAGGTTGGGCGGGCGCTAAGTGGTGACTTCCCGAGCAGAGGGCAACGGCGCCAGACCGGCGACTCGCCACGGTGAGCCGCGCATCCAGTTTGTCGATGTCTGGAAGCGCTTCGGGCACAACGAGGTGCTACGCGGCATCACGAACCAGGTGTGGCAGCGCGAGAAGGTGGTGATCATCGGACCCTCCGGCTCGGGCAAGAGCACCCTCCTGCGCACCGTGAACCGCCTCGAGACCATAGAAAAGGGGCAGGTCATCGTCGACGGCATTGCAGTCCATGACAAGAGAACCAACATCAACGAGCTGCGCACGCATGTAGGCATGGTGCAGCAGGCCTTCAACCTTTTCCCACAGATGACCGTGCTGGACAACATTACCCTCGGGCCGCGCAAGGTCCGCAAGGAGAGCCGCGCGGTGGCCGAAGCCCGCGCCAGGGCGCTGCTGGAGCGCGTCGGCATCCCCGAGAAGGCGGACTCCTACCCGTCCCAGCTCTCCGGTGGCCAGCAGCAACGCGTCGCGATCGCCAGGGCTCTAGCTATGGAACCGGCAGTAATGCTGTTCGACGAGCCGACCTCGGCGCTCGACCCGGAGATGATCAAGGAAGTGCTGGACGTGATGCGCGACCTCGCGCACTCCGGCATGACGATGCTCGTCGTGAGCCACGAGATGGGCTTCGCCCGCGAAGTCGCCGACCGGGTCTGGTTCATGGCCGAGGGCGTAATCGAGGAAGAAGGGACGCCCGACGAGGTCTTCAGCCGGCCCAGGAGCGAGCGCACCCGGCGCTTCCTGAGCAGAATCCTTAGTCACTAGGAGAAGGAGCTTACGATGAAAAAAGGGTTACCAGCCCTCCCCCTGATAGCGTTCGCCGCGCTCTTCGCCCTCTTCGCCGCTGCCTGCGGCGACGGTGACGACGGCGACGGCCGAGGTGCGACGCCGGCAGCTCAAGCTCCGAGTTTCCCTGCCGGCTCCACCATGGCCCAGATCCAGCAGCGCGGCAGACTGGTCATCGGTGTTAAGTACGACGTCCCGCTATTCGGCCTGTTGGACCCCGTCACCCGCAGAGTCGACGGCTTCGACGTCGCCCTCGGGAAGGAGATAGCAAAGGCCCTCGGCCTGCGCGAAGACCAGGTCGAGTTCGTCGAAGCGGTGACGGCGAACCGCATCCCCTTCCTCCAGGAAGACAGGGTCGACCTCGTAATCTCCACCTTCACGATTACCGAGGAGCGCAAGCAGCAAATCGAGTTCTCTCGCCCCTATTACCAGGCCGGCCAGTCCATCCTCGTGCCAAAGAGCAACACGACGATCAACAGCGTGAACGACCTCAACGGCAAGCGCGTCTGCGCCCAGGCCGGCTCGACAAGCGAGCGGAACGTCGCGCAGCGGGCGCCTCAGGCGGAATTGCTGCCGTTACAGACGATCTCGGCCTGCGTGCAGGCTATGAAGGACGGCCGCGTCGACGCGGTCTCGACGGATGACATCCAGCTCGCCGGCTTCGCTGCGAACGACAACAGCCTGAAGCTGGTCGGCGGTCAGTTCACCAAGGAGCCTTATGGCGTCGGCATGAAGAAGGGCAAGACGGACATGCAGAAGTTCGTCGATGACGTGATCAACGAGATGCTGCGCGACGGCCGATGGGAGCGCATCTACAACCAGTACCTGGGCCGAGTGGAAGGCCTGCCCGCCGCCGCCCAGGCGAAAGCGGACCTGCCTTCGAGCTAGGACGGAGCCCCGGCGTAACCGAGGCGCGGCCCTGTTCGCCCTGCACGAGGGCCGGTGGAGGGCCGCGCTGACCGCGGGCCGGGGGAGGGCGAAGAGAGATCGACTTCATCGCCGGCGTGATCGACCAGATACGTCAGCACTACCCGGAGCTGCTGCGCGGCTACCGCATGACGATCGTGCTCACCCTCGCGGCGATGACCCTGTCCGTCGCGCTCGGCGGCGTCCTGGCGCTCGCGCGCACGTCAGAGTCCCGGCCCCTGCGTATCATGGCGACGGCTTATGTCGAGTGGTTTCGTAACACGCCGCTGCTGGTGCAGCTCTTCTTCCTCTTCTTCGCCCTGCCCCGCCTGCCTCGCTTCGACTTGCCCGTCATCGGAGAGGTCACATGGCTGCTCTCGCCTTTCGAGGCGGCGCTCATTGGCCTCACGATGTACACGACGGCCTACACGACAGAGGCTCTCCGCAGCGGCCTCTTGTCGATCGACCGCGGCCAGACGGAGGCGGCGCGCGCCCTGGGGCTGACCTACATGCAGACCCGGGTCCATGTCGTGGTCCCTCAGGCCTTTCGCATCGCCATTCCGCTTCTCACCAGCATCTTCAGCGCCCTGTTCCGAAACACCGCCGTCGTCTCGGCAATCGGCGTGACGGAGCTGCTGGGGGCGGCAGACCGCATACAGCAGCAAAACTTCCAAACGTTCGAGCTGTTTACGGTGGCCGGAGTGCTGTACCTATCGCTGACCCTCCCGTTGGCCTACGCCTCCGCCCGGCTCGAACGCCGGGTCGCGAGGGCCACGGCATGATCCTCGGCGCGGGCTTTGAGCCCTTCCTCGACTGGCCTATCTGGCGCTTCCTCCTGGAGGGCTTCTGGCTCACCGTGCGCATCGCCGGCTACTCGATTTTTCTGGCCCTGGTGATCGGCATAACGATGGCGGTGGGGCGCCTGGCGCCGATACGGCCCGTGTCCCTTGCGTCCGCTACTTATGTCGAGGTCTTCCGTGCGACGCCGCTGCTGCTCCTCATCTTCTTCGTCTTCTTCGGTGCGGGGCGTCTGGAGGTTGCCTGGGTCCGCAACCTGCCTCTTGGCAGCGAGGTCGTCGACGCCCAGGGGCACATCCTTCCCATTCCCTCGGTGGTGATAGCGCTCACGCTTTACAACAGCGCAGTCGTGGCGGAGATCACGCGCGCCGGCATCCTGTCGATCTCCCGGGGTATCATCGAGGCTTCGCGCTCGCTGGGGCTCACGTACCTGCAGTCGATGCGCCACGTCGCCATTCCGATGGCCGTGCGCCGCATGGCCCCTGGCCTCGTGAGCCAGCTCGTGACGCTGTTC containing:
- the rpmE gene encoding 50S ribosomal protein L31, whose product is MKSGIHPKYVEATITCSCGNTWKTRSTKESVHLDVCSNCHPYFTGEQRIVDTAGRVERFLKRYRIQNQ
- a CDS encoding amino acid ABC transporter ATP-binding protein, producing the protein MQFVDVWKRFGHNEVLRGITNQVWQREKVVIIGPSGSGKSTLLRTVNRLETIEKGQVIVDGIAVHDKRTNINELRTHVGMVQQAFNLFPQMTVLDNITLGPRKVRKESRAVAEARARALLERVGIPEKADSYPSQLSGGQQQRVAIARALAMEPAVMLFDEPTSALDPEMIKEVLDVMRDLAHSGMTMLVVSHEMGFAREVADRVWFMAEGVIEEEGTPDEVFSRPRSERTRRFLSRILSH
- a CDS encoding glutamate ABC transporter substrate-binding protein → MKKGLPALPLIAFAALFALFAAACGDGDDGDGRGATPAAQAPSFPAGSTMAQIQQRGRLVIGVKYDVPLFGLLDPVTRRVDGFDVALGKEIAKALGLREDQVEFVEAVTANRIPFLQEDRVDLVISTFTITEERKQQIEFSRPYYQAGQSILVPKSNTTINSVNDLNGKRVCAQAGSTSERNVAQRAPQAELLPLQTISACVQAMKDGRVDAVSTDDIQLAGFAANDNSLKLVGGQFTKEPYGVGMKKGKTDMQKFVDDVINEMLRDGRWERIYNQYLGRVEGLPAAAQAKADLPSS
- a CDS encoding amino acid ABC transporter permease; its protein translation is MIDQIRQHYPELLRGYRMTIVLTLAAMTLSVALGGVLALARTSESRPLRIMATAYVEWFRNTPLLVQLFFLFFALPRLPRFDLPVIGEVTWLLSPFEAALIGLTMYTTAYTTEALRSGLLSIDRGQTEAARALGLTYMQTRVHVVVPQAFRIAIPLLTSIFSALFRNTAVVSAIGVTELLGAADRIQQQNFQTFELFTVAGVLYLSLTLPLAYASARLERRVARATA
- a CDS encoding amino acid ABC transporter permease → MILGAGFEPFLDWPIWRFLLEGFWLTVRIAGYSIFLALVIGITMAVGRLAPIRPVSLASATYVEVFRATPLLLLIFFVFFGAGRLEVAWVRNLPLGSEVVDAQGHILPIPSVVIALTLYNSAVVAEITRAGILSISRGIIEASRSLGLTYLQSMRHVAIPMAVRRMAPGLVSQLVTLFKDTSLASILSIPELLRRGKLIYDNPLYANALETLTVVAIMYFIPAYCLSLIAQRLERGPEQRAAGRPPPPVLPADMAPAPGAPAMPAP